In the Lysinibacillus sp. PLM2 genome, one interval contains:
- the purS gene encoding phosphoribosylformylglycinamidine synthase subunit PurS, giving the protein MTKVKIYVTLRESVLDPQGSAVQGSLVKMGYNEVSDVRIGKYLEVQIDDTDRDIDGLVKEMCEKLLTNTVIEDYRYEIEEAN; this is encoded by the coding sequence ATGACTAAAGTTAAAATTTACGTTACATTACGCGAAAGTGTGTTAGATCCTCAAGGTTCTGCTGTGCAGGGCTCTTTAGTGAAAATGGGATACAACGAGGTTAGTGACGTGCGTATCGGAAAATATTTAGAAGTGCAAATCGACGATACTGATCGTGATATCGATGGGTTAGTAAAAGAAATGTGTGAAAAACTTCTTACAAACACAGTGATTGAAGATTACCGTTACGAAATCGAGGAGGCTAACTAA
- the purQ gene encoding phosphoribosylformylglycinamidine synthase subunit PurQ, which yields MKFAVLVFPGSNCDIDMYHAIKDELGEEVEYVWHDATDLSDFDGILVPGGFSYGDYLRCGAMANQSNVMAEVKKCAEAGKPVLGVCNGFQILTEAGLLPGALLRNKNLKFMCRTVQLKVENNNTIFTSQYEDGQIINIPIAHGEGNYFCDEETLAKLKANNQIVFTYSGENPNGSLEDIAGIINERGNVLGMMPHPERAVSDLLGSADGLNLFKSIVKQWRESHVS from the coding sequence ATGAAATTCGCAGTACTCGTTTTCCCTGGGTCAAACTGTGACATCGATATGTATCATGCTATTAAAGATGAGCTTGGAGAAGAAGTGGAATATGTTTGGCATGATGCAACAGATTTAAGTGACTTTGATGGCATCTTAGTTCCAGGTGGTTTCTCTTATGGTGACTATTTACGTTGTGGTGCAATGGCGAACCAATCCAACGTAATGGCTGAAGTAAAAAAGTGCGCTGAAGCGGGAAAACCAGTTTTAGGAGTATGTAACGGATTCCAAATTTTAACGGAAGCAGGTTTACTTCCAGGTGCATTACTTCGAAATAAAAATCTTAAATTCATGTGTCGTACAGTTCAGTTAAAAGTAGAAAATAATAACACAATTTTTACGAGCCAATATGAAGATGGCCAAATCATAAATATTCCAATTGCTCACGGAGAAGGAAATTACTTCTGTGACGAAGAAACTTTAGCAAAATTAAAAGCGAATAATCAAATTGTATTTACATATTCAGGTGAAAATCCCAATGGTAGTTTAGAGGATATCGCAGGAATCATCAATGAAAGAGGAAATGTCCTTGGGATGATGCCACACCCAGAACGCGCAGTTAGTGATTTATTAGGTAGCGCGGATGGTCTAAACCTTTTCAAATCAATTGTAAAACAGTGGAGGGAATCACATGTCAGCTAG
- the purK gene encoding N5-carboxyaminoimidazole ribonucleotide synthase: protein MTKMIYPGQTIGIIGGGQLGRMMALAAKEAGFKIAVLEPTMDSPCGQVADVRIVGQYNDEAALEELADVSDVITYEFENIDYEGLKRLTKIAYVPQGAELVRITQNRVTEKDAIVKAGCPVAPYVVVNTYEDLTEQIDKIGYPCIVKTARGGYDGKGQQLLESYEDIPLAKSLVEHSQCVVEGFVPFKMEISCIVQRNGNGETYCLPVGENIHVHHILHETIVPARISVETLKKAEDAAIKIADHLQLIGTLAVEMFVLEDGQIVINELAPRPHNSGHYSIEGCNISQFGQHIRAVCGWPLRKPKLMKPSIMVNVLGQHVVPLSNSISKYPEWSVHLYGKAEAKVNRKMGHVTIMTDNVKETLEQIEKSGIWSE from the coding sequence GTGACAAAAATGATATATCCTGGGCAAACGATTGGAATAATTGGTGGTGGGCAATTAGGAAGAATGATGGCACTAGCAGCAAAAGAAGCTGGTTTTAAAATAGCTGTATTAGAGCCAACAATGGATTCGCCATGCGGACAGGTTGCTGATGTGCGCATCGTAGGGCAATATAACGATGAAGCAGCATTAGAAGAGTTAGCTGATGTTAGTGATGTGATTACGTATGAGTTTGAAAATATAGATTATGAAGGGTTAAAACGATTAACAAAAATTGCTTATGTGCCTCAAGGAGCGGAGCTAGTACGAATAACTCAAAATCGAGTGACTGAGAAGGATGCCATTGTAAAAGCGGGTTGTCCAGTAGCTCCTTACGTTGTGGTAAATACATATGAGGATTTAACTGAACAGATAGATAAAATTGGGTACCCATGTATCGTTAAAACTGCACGTGGTGGGTATGATGGTAAAGGGCAACAGCTCCTAGAATCTTATGAAGATATACCATTAGCAAAAAGCTTAGTTGAGCATTCACAATGTGTAGTTGAAGGCTTTGTTCCATTTAAAATGGAAATTTCCTGTATCGTTCAACGAAACGGAAATGGCGAAACATATTGTCTTCCAGTAGGTGAAAACATTCATGTACATCACATTTTACATGAAACAATTGTGCCAGCACGTATTTCAGTGGAAACATTGAAAAAAGCAGAAGATGCAGCTATTAAAATTGCAGATCACTTACAATTGATTGGAACGTTAGCAGTTGAAATGTTTGTCCTTGAAGATGGCCAAATTGTTATAAATGAACTTGCGCCAAGACCTCATAACTCAGGGCATTATTCAATTGAAGGATGTAATATCTCTCAATTTGGTCAGCATATACGCGCGGTCTGTGGATGGCCATTACGAAAACCAAAACTGATGAAGCCTTCAATTATGGTCAACGTTCTAGGTCAACATGTAGTGCCTTTAAGTAATTCAATCTCAAAATATCCTGAATGGTCAGTGCATTTATATGGAAAAGCTGAAGCTAAGGTCAATCGTAAGATGGGACATGTTACAATAATGACTGATAATGTTAAAGAAACATTAGAACAAATTGAAAAATCCGGCATTTGGTCGGAATAA
- the purC gene encoding phosphoribosylaminoimidazole-succinocarboxamide synthase: MNKGQLLYEGKAKRLYTTEQEDILYVEYKDSATAFNGEKKAEIEGKGILNNQITTLIFEKLKEHGIESHFVERISDNEQLVRKVDIIPIEVVVRNIAAGSLAKRLGLEEGQPLKRTIVEFYYKDDTLGDPFINNEHIDILGIATKEETAALYELGLKVNEVLKPIFEEVDVILVDFKLEFGRDKDGNVLLADEISPDTCRLWDAKTKQKLDKDVFRRDLGNLTDVYKIILARLGGK; this comes from the coding sequence ATGAATAAAGGTCAACTTTTATACGAAGGTAAAGCGAAACGTCTTTACACTACAGAACAAGAAGATATTTTGTATGTTGAATACAAAGATAGTGCTACAGCTTTTAATGGTGAAAAGAAAGCAGAAATTGAAGGTAAAGGTATTTTGAACAATCAAATTACTACTTTGATTTTTGAAAAGTTAAAAGAACATGGAATTGAATCGCATTTTGTAGAACGTATTTCAGATAATGAGCAATTAGTTCGTAAAGTTGACATTATTCCAATTGAGGTTGTTGTTCGAAACATTGCAGCTGGTAGTCTAGCAAAAAGATTAGGTCTAGAAGAAGGACAGCCACTTAAACGTACAATTGTTGAATTTTACTATAAAGATGATACATTAGGGGACCCATTCATCAACAACGAACATATCGACATATTAGGTATTGCAACTAAAGAAGAAACAGCTGCCTTATATGAATTAGGCTTAAAAGTGAATGAAGTTTTAAAACCTATTTTTGAAGAAGTAGATGTAATATTAGTAGATTTCAAACTAGAATTTGGTCGAGATAAGGATGGAAATGTTTTGTTGGCGGATGAAATATCCCCAGATACTTGTCGACTTTGGGATGCAAAAACAAAGCAAAAGCTTGATAAAGATGTATTCCGTCGTGATTTAGGAAATTTAACAGATGTATATAAAATAATTCTTGCTAGACTTGGAGGTAAATAG
- a CDS encoding 3-ketoacyl-ACP reductase, translating into MRLENKVAIVTGAASGMGKAIAEAYAKEGAKVVVSDYNFEGAQAVADAIKAAGGEAIANRANVAELTDLENLFSETKAAFGKLDILVNNAGIMDGMEPVGETSDERWDRVFAVNTTGVMRAMRIAVNLFLEQGHGVIVNNISVGGLRGARAGAAYTASKHAVTGLTKNTAYMYASSGIRCNGIAPGGVETNIGTSMTNISQFGMERQQTGMATMPRSGQPEEIAQLALFLGSDESSFINGQIIAADAGWTAF; encoded by the coding sequence ATGAGATTAGAAAACAAAGTAGCAATTGTCACAGGAGCAGCGTCAGGTATGGGGAAAGCAATCGCAGAAGCGTATGCAAAGGAGGGCGCTAAAGTGGTTGTTTCTGACTACAATTTTGAAGGGGCACAAGCTGTAGCTGATGCTATCAAAGCAGCCGGTGGAGAAGCAATTGCTAACCGTGCTAACGTTGCAGAATTGACTGATTTAGAAAACCTATTTTCTGAAACAAAGGCCGCATTTGGTAAATTAGATATTTTAGTAAACAACGCTGGTATTATGGACGGTATGGAACCTGTTGGGGAAACTTCTGATGAAAGATGGGATCGTGTTTTTGCAGTTAATACCACTGGTGTCATGCGTGCAATGCGAATTGCAGTAAATCTTTTCCTAGAGCAAGGCCATGGCGTCATTGTAAATAATATTTCTGTTGGTGGTTTACGTGGGGCTCGTGCTGGCGCTGCTTATACTGCCTCTAAACATGCTGTAACTGGTTTAACGAAAAATACTGCTTATATGTACGCTAGCTCAGGTATCCGTTGTAACGGAATTGCACCAGGTGGGGTAGAAACGAATATTGGTACATCCATGACAAACATCTCTCAATTTGGTATGGAGCGTCAACAAACCGGTATGGCTACAATGCCTCGCAGTGGACAACCTGAAGAAATAGCTCAGCTTGCACTATTCTTAGGTTCTGACGAATCCAGTTTCATTAATGGACAAATAATTGCTGCAGATGCAGGTTGGACAGCTTTCTAA
- the purB gene encoding adenylosuccinate lyase, with amino-acid sequence MIERYTRPEMGAIWTEENKFKAWLEVEILACEAWAELGDIPKEDVALLRQNASFDINRIYEIEQETRHDVVAFTRAVSETLGEERKWVHYGLTSTDVVDTALSYLIKQANTILRKDIVNFIDILTEKAKEHKYTVMMGRTHGVHAEPTTFGLKLALWLEEMRRNLERFDYAAKVIETGKISGAVGTYANIDPFVEQYVCEKLGLQAAPISTQTLQRDRHAQYFSTLALIATSIEKFATEIRGLQKSETREVEEAFGKGQKGSSAMPHKRNPIGSENMTGMARLIRGFMLTAYENVSLWHERDISHSSAERVIIPDATIALNYMLNRFGNIVKNLMVFPENMKRNMERTFGLIYSQRILLALIDKGLVREEAYDTVQPLTARAWDEQIQFRTLVEANEKITSLLSPEEIEDCFDYNYHIKNVDMIFERLGLN; translated from the coding sequence ATGATCGAACGTTATACACGTCCTGAAATGGGTGCAATTTGGACAGAAGAAAACAAATTTAAAGCTTGGTTAGAGGTTGAAATTTTAGCTTGTGAAGCTTGGGCTGAACTTGGTGATATTCCAAAAGAAGACGTAGCATTACTTCGCCAAAATGCATCATTTGATATTAACCGTATTTATGAAATTGAGCAAGAGACTCGCCACGATGTTGTAGCATTTACTCGTGCTGTTTCGGAAACATTAGGTGAGGAACGTAAATGGGTTCATTACGGTTTAACATCAACTGACGTAGTAGACACTGCGCTATCTTATTTAATCAAACAAGCAAACACGATTTTACGTAAAGATATCGTGAACTTCATCGATATTTTAACGGAAAAAGCAAAAGAGCATAAATACACAGTGATGATGGGCCGTACTCATGGTGTCCATGCCGAACCAACAACATTTGGTTTAAAACTTGCGCTTTGGCTTGAAGAAATGAGACGAAACTTAGAGCGCTTCGACTATGCTGCTAAAGTAATTGAAACAGGTAAAATTTCTGGTGCTGTAGGTACGTATGCAAACATCGATCCATTCGTTGAGCAATATGTTTGTGAAAAATTAGGATTACAAGCAGCGCCAATTTCCACTCAGACTTTACAACGTGATCGTCATGCACAGTACTTCTCAACATTAGCGTTAATTGCTACATCTATTGAGAAATTTGCAACGGAAATTCGCGGTCTTCAAAAATCCGAAACGCGTGAAGTAGAGGAAGCATTTGGTAAAGGTCAAAAAGGTTCTTCCGCAATGCCACATAAACGTAATCCAATCGGTTCTGAAAACATGACTGGTATGGCTCGTTTAATCCGTGGATTTATGCTAACAGCTTACGAAAACGTTTCTTTATGGCATGAACGTGATATCTCACATTCATCCGCAGAACGTGTCATTATTCCAGATGCAACAATTGCACTGAACTATATGTTAAATCGTTTCGGAAACATTGTGAAAAACTTAATGGTATTCCCTGAAAATATGAAACGTAACATGGAGCGCACGTTTGGATTAATTTACTCTCAACGCATTTTACTTGCGCTTATTGATAAAGGTTTAGTTCGTGAAGAAGCTTATGATACAGTTCAACCACTTACTGCACGTGCATGGGATGAACAAATTCAATTCCGCACATTAGTAGAAGCAAATGAAAAGATTACTTCATTGCTTTCTCCAGAGGAAATTGAGGATTGCTTCGACTACAACTATCACATTAAAAATGTTGATATGATCTTTGAACGACTTGGATTAAATTAA
- the purE gene encoding N5-carboxyaminoimidazole ribonucleotide mutase has protein sequence MNPKIGVIMGSASDWETMKHACDILEELQIPYEKKVVSAHRTPDLMFEYAENARERGIQVIIAGAGGAAHLPGMVAAKTTLPVIGVPVQSKALNGLDSLLSIVQMPGGVPVATVAIGKAGATNAGLLAAQILSISDLGIANKLEARREALKEKVLESTGDLL, from the coding sequence ATGAATCCAAAAATTGGTGTCATTATGGGAAGCGCAAGTGACTGGGAAACAATGAAACACGCTTGTGATATTTTAGAAGAATTACAGATTCCATATGAGAAAAAGGTAGTTTCTGCACACCGTACTCCTGATTTAATGTTTGAGTATGCAGAAAATGCAAGAGAGAGAGGGATTCAAGTCATTATAGCGGGTGCAGGTGGTGCCGCACATTTACCTGGTATGGTTGCAGCGAAAACTACTTTACCGGTTATTGGCGTACCTGTTCAATCTAAAGCATTAAACGGCTTAGATTCTTTATTATCAATCGTTCAAATGCCAGGAGGTGTGCCAGTTGCAACGGTTGCGATTGGGAAAGCTGGTGCTACTAATGCAGGTTTATTAGCGGCTCAAATTCTATCCATTTCAGATCTAGGAATAGCAAATAAGCTAGAGGCTCGTCGTGAAGCCTTAAAGGAAAAAGTATTAGAAAGTACAGGTGACCTACTGTGA